From Dendropsophus ebraccatus isolate aDenEbr1 chromosome 2, aDenEbr1.pat, whole genome shotgun sequence, a single genomic window includes:
- the PKIA gene encoding cAMP-dependent protein kinase inhibitor alpha, with translation MTDVESTYADFIASGRTGRRNALHDILVSSASGNTSELALKLSELDINKSEGDENEQTTPSEKTTEEQTQAPKQES, from the exons ATGACTGATGTGGAATCTACATATGCAGATTTCATAGCCTCTGGGAGAACAGGAAGACGGAATGCTTTGCATGATATACTTGTCTCCTCTGCAAGCGGGAACACCAGTGAGCTGGCTCTAAAGTTATCAGAGCTTGACATTAACAAGTCAG agggTGATGAAAATGAACAGACAACTCCTAGTGAGAAAACTACAGAGGAACAAACTCAAGCGCCAAAACAAGAGAGCTAA